The Bacteroides sp. AN502(2024) DNA segment AATGTATTCATCTGTTTATGTACTATTTTACTAATTACTATTTACTCTTTCAATCAATCTCTGTAATACCTAACCGACTGCTAATCTCTTTTTTTACGATTTGAATTTGTTGATACAGTCGATGTAAGCTTCTACCGAAGCAGCGATAATATCTGTATTGGCACCAAAACCATAATAAATCTGGTTATCGTATTCTACCTGCATGTGCACTTTGCCTACATCATCACTACCCTTACTGATAGCCTGAATAGTAAACTCTTTCAGAGTCATGTGGCGATCTACAATCTTTTTCAATGCTTTGATAGCTGCATCTACCGGACCGTTACCACTGGCACAAGCTTCAAACTTCTCACCGGCAATATTCAGTCCCAAACTGGCTACCGAACGCACACCGACACCACTCGTCACCTGCAAGTAATCCAGTTTGATACGATGGTTCAGGCTACGGTCCGCACCTGCCAATACCAAAATATCATCATCATTAATATCTTTCTTCTTATCAGCCAACTTCAGGAACTCATCATATACCTTATCCAGTTTTTCCCGATCCAGATTCACTCCCAATATAGAAAGACGATTTTTCAATGCAGCACGTCCGCTACGGGCAGTCAATACGATAGAGTTATCATCAATACCCACATCATGCGGATCAATAATCTCATACGTCTGTACATTCTTCAATACACCATCCTGATGGATACCTGAAGAGTGTGCGAAAGCATTACGTCCAACGATTGCTTTATTAGGCTGTACCGGCATATTCATCAGACTGGATACCATACGGCTGGTCGGATAGATCTTCTGCGTATTGATATTGGTTTGAATATCTATTTCGTGATGACTCTTGATAATCATGGCGATTTCTTCGAGAGCAGTATTTCCTGCACGTTCGCCAATACCGTTGATAGTAACCTCCACCTGACGCGCACCGTTCAAAACACCTGCTATCGTATTGGCAGTAGCCATACCCAAGTCATTGTGACAGTGAGTAGAAAGTATGGCATTATCAATACCGTCTACATGGTCAACCAGATATTTTATCTTAGCGCCATATTCCGAAGGCAAGCAGTAACCTGTTGTATCAGGGATATTCACTACGGTAGCTCCTGCTTTGATGACAGCTTCCACCACACGTGCCAGATATTCGTTATCCGTACGGCCTGCATCTTCTGCATAAAATTCCACATCATCTACAAAACGGCGGGCGTATCTCACAGCAGCTACCGCGCGTTCGATAATCTCTTCACGATTCGAATTGAATTTATACTTAATGTGCGAATCCGAAGTACCGATACCGGTATGAATACGTTTATGTTTAGCAAATTTCAGTGCATCTACAGCTACATCAATATCTTTTTGAACTGCGCGGGTCAAAGCACAGATAGTAGGCCAAGTCACCGCTTTCGAAATCTCAATCACTGAATTAAAATCTCCCGGGCTCGAAATGGGGAATCCGGCTTCAATCACGTCTACTCCCAAGGCTTCCAATGCCTTTGCTACCTGGATCTTCTCCACTGTGTTCAACTGGCATCCGGGAACCTGTTCACCATCTCTAAGAGTAGTATCAAAAATAAATAACCTATTGTCCATATTCTTATGTATATTATATAATTATTAGCATTAAAAAAAGCCTTTCACACTTAGAAGTGAGAAAGGCTTTCGTATATTTTCATTTATACATATTTACGCGCAGCACTCACTTCCACCACCCTTTGATAGTAGAATAATAATACCGCATAGTAGAATATGTATAAACATCTGATTCATTTTTTGTCTCTTTTATTAGTTTGACGGTGCAAAGGTATAGATTATTTCTTTACCACCAAATAATACGTTACTTTTTTATCTAAAAAAATATCATTTCATAAGTTAAGACCGATTATTAACAAAAATATATCACAAATAAAGTAATATATCCACCAAACGAAAAAGAGGGAATAGAATGTTTGAACCATTCTCTCCCTCTTCTTCTTTATTGTCCTAAATCAATAGATTACTTCTTATCGCAACATTCTTTCTTTTCTGCGCAATCAGCTTTTTTATCGCAAGCAGTAGCACAAGAATCTTTAGCCTGGCAGCAAGAATCAGATTCAGCAACAGCTTCTACTGTTTCTACAGTTGTTTCTTCACCTTCAGAAGCAGCGTTAGTAGTTTTATTACCAGTACAAGACATCATTGCAAAAGAAAATGTTACTGCTACAGCAGCCAAAAATAATTTAGTTTTCATACCTTTCAAATTTGCTTTAAACGTTTAATAAAATAATTATCAGTTGCAAATATAACACTTTTTTCGCAAAGTACCAAACACAGCAAGCCCCTTGACTCACTTCAGAATCAAGGGGCTTCTTCAAAAACGGCGGCTACCTACTCTCCCACTGTTACGCAGTACCATCGGCGTGACGAGGCTTAACTTCTCTGTTCGGAATGGGAAGAGGTGGAACCCTCGTGCTATAACCACCTGAATAAAGTCATGACATGATGAAAAGTAAAAATTCAGTTATTACAAGCTAAATGTATACAACCAACCACTACATCTCCGAAAGAAAGTCGACGGGCAATTAGTAATGCTCGGCTTTGATGTTACCACCTTTACACCTGCATCCTATCAACGTCATCGTCTTTGACGACCCTGAGAAATCTAATCTTGTGGCTGGCTTCGTACTTAGATGCTTTCAGCACTTATCCAATCCCGACTTAGATACCCGGCAATGCACCTGGCGGCACAACCGGTAAACCAGAGGTCAGTCCAACACGGTCCTCTCGTACTAGTGTCAGAGCCACGCAAATTTCATACGCCCACGATAGATAGAGACCGAACTGTCTCACGACGTTCTGAACCCAGCTCGCGTGCCACTTTAATGGGCGAACAGCCCAACCCTTGGGACCTTCTCCAGCCCCAGGATGTGACGAGCCGACATCGAGGTGCCAAACCCCTCCGTCGATATGAGCTCTTGGGAGGGATCAGCCTGTTATCCCCGGAGTACCTTTTATCCTTTGAGCGATGTCCCTTCCATACGGAAACACCGGATCACTATGCTCTAGTTTCCTACCTGATCGACTTGTAAGTCTCCCAGTCAAGCGCCCTTATGCCATTACACTCTGCGGACGGTTACCAATCGTCCTGAGGGCACCTTTAGAAGCCTCCGTTACGCTTTTGGAGGCGACCACCCCAGTCAAACTACCCACCAAACAGTGTCCTCCAGTAAAGGAGTTAGAACTCAAATAATCAAAGGGCCGTATTTCAACAGCGACTCCACAGATACTGGCGTACCCACTTCATTGTCTCCGGCCTATCCTACACATCAATTACCCAAATTCAATGTTAAGCTATAGTAAAGGTTCACGGGGTCTTTTCGTCCCATCGCGGGTAATCGGCATCTTCACCGATACTACAATTTCACTGAGCTCACGGTTGAGACAGTGTCCAGATCATTACACCATTCGTGCAGGTCGGAACTTACCCGACAAGGAATTTCGCTACCTTAGGACCGTTATAGTTACGGCCGCCGTTTACTGGGGCTTCAATTCAACGCTTCTCTTGCGATGACGTCTCCTCTTAACCTTCCAGCACCGGGCAGGTGTCAGGCTGTATACATGATCTTTCAATTTTGCACAGCCCTGTGTTTTTGTTAAACAGTTGCCTGGACCTATTCTCTGCGCCCAACTCACGTTGGGACCCTTTATCCCGAAGTTACAGGGTCAGTTTGCCTAGTTCCTTAACCGTGATTCACTCAAGCGCCTGAGTATATTCAACCCGACTACGTGTGTCCGTTTGCGGTACGGGTACCTTAGGGATTAAGTTTAGCGGATTTTCTCGGGAGTATGGTTACACGCGCTATTGGATTGTTCCGAGGAACGCTCCATACTATCAGGTTCGACTCTCTTTGTGGATTTGCCTGCAAAGATCAACATCTACACCCTTCAACGGACTATTCCGTCAGTCCGCGGCGTTGTCACGACTCCGTCTCCACGTCACTCCATAAGGTAGTACAGGAATATTAACCTGTTCTGCCATCGGCATCACCATTCGGCTGAGCCTTAGGACCCGACTAACCCTGATCCGATTAGCGTTGATCAGGAAACCTTAGTCTTGCGGCGAGGGGGTTTCCCACCCCCTTTATCGTTACTTATACCTACATTTGCGTTTCCACACGCTCCAGCAAGGCTCACGCCCCACCTTCGACGCTGAGTGGAATGCTCCCCTACCGATGTCAATTCAATACTGACATCCCATAGCTTCGGTAAATTGCTTTATGCCCGATTATTATCCACGCCAAACTCCTCGACTAGTGAGCTGTTACGCACTCTTTAAATGAATGGCTGCTTCCAAGCCAACATCCTAGCTGTCTTAGCAATCTGACTTCGTTAGTTCAACTTAGCAATTATTTCGGGACCTTAGCTGATGGTCCGGATTCTTCTCCTTTAGGACATGGACCTTAGCACCCATGCCCTCACTCCTGTGATCAAACTAATGCGCATTCGGAGTTTATCAAGACTTGATAGGCGGTGAAGCCCTCGCATCTTATCAGTCGCTCTACCTCACATTAGTAACCCACAAGGCTGCACCTAAATGCATTTCGGGGAGTACGAGCTATCTCCAAGTTTGATTAGCCTTTCACCCCCACCCTCAGCTCATCCGGAAGCTTTTCAACGCTTATCGGTTCGGTCCTCCAGTTAGTGTTACCTAACCTTCAACCTGGCCAAGGGTAGATCACTTGGTTTCGCGTCTACTCCTTCCGACTAACCGCCCTGTTAAGACTCGCTTTCGCTTCGGCTGCATGTCTCAAGACACTTAACCTCGCCGGAAAAAGTAACTCGTAGGTTCATTATGCAAAAGGCACGCCGTCACTGCATCAAGCAGCTCCGACCGCTTGTAGGCGCACGGTTTCAGGGACTATTTCACTCTTCTGTTCGAAGTGCTTTTCACCTTTCCCTCACGGTACTGGTTC contains these protein-coding regions:
- a CDS encoding 2-isopropylmalate synthase, encoding MDNRLFIFDTTLRDGEQVPGCQLNTVEKIQVAKALEALGVDVIEAGFPISSPGDFNSVIEISKAVTWPTICALTRAVQKDIDVAVDALKFAKHKRIHTGIGTSDSHIKYKFNSNREEIIERAVAAVRYARRFVDDVEFYAEDAGRTDNEYLARVVEAVIKAGATVVNIPDTTGYCLPSEYGAKIKYLVDHVDGIDNAILSTHCHNDLGMATANTIAGVLNGARQVEVTINGIGERAGNTALEEIAMIIKSHHEIDIQTNINTQKIYPTSRMVSSLMNMPVQPNKAIVGRNAFAHSSGIHQDGVLKNVQTYEIIDPHDVGIDDNSIVLTARSGRAALKNRLSILGVNLDREKLDKVYDEFLKLADKKKDINDDDILVLAGADRSLNHRIKLDYLQVTSGVGVRSVASLGLNIAGEKFEACASGNGPVDAAIKALKKIVDRHMTLKEFTIQAISKGSDDVGKVHMQVEYDNQIYYGFGANTDIIAASVEAYIDCINKFKS